One genomic segment of Panicum virgatum strain AP13 chromosome 2N, P.virgatum_v5, whole genome shotgun sequence includes these proteins:
- the LOC120659323 gene encoding patatin-like protein 3 isoform X1: MELEAATADLAEEGTKGDDAAGRLTYEIFSLLEAKFLFGAPRAAAVDKVCVLSIDGGARASDGLLAGAALVRLEAALRRRAGSPAARLPDFFDVAAGSGAGGVLAALLFARGPRGRPLYAAEDALAFLLRRVRRGGGGGGWLARRAGRLFLLPRRRGAGAGSAFGRALGELTLRDTLRPVLVPCYDLATRAPFLFSRAAAAESPAHDFRLRDVCAATCAGGAAVEVRSVDGSTRIRAAGGGAALGNPTAAAITHVLNNRREFPAAATVGDLLVMSIGTGQAAERGEVARIAAEGVSDMVDQAVAMAFGHRRTTNYIRIQVTAVVVEYSGCQAAAVIDRFLLMVETKMRDWQLTNCLSTYYTLCAGHGGEPSRRRRAGAPSVRRRDGGAGGVEGGGDAAAEERGVGAVPGPEAGRRDQRREAGALRAGAGQRARPAEAAAAAGGGGGRGTGEPRRRRPAAGRRRHSSRVQTDAADDADTAAQSNNGGGGGRQFDGGRATRSSAPAAAALSL; the protein is encoded by the exons ATGGAGCTGGAGGCCGCCACCGCGGATCTCGCGGAGGAGGGCACCAAGGGCGACGACGCGGCGGGCAGGCTCACCTACGAGATTTTCTCCCTCCTCGAGGCCAAGTTCCTCTTCGGCGccccgcgagcggcggcggtggacaaGGTGTGCGTCCTCTccatcgacggcggcgcgcgcgcgtccgacgggctcctcgccggcgccgcgctcgTGCGGCTCGAGGccgcgctgcggcggcgcgcggggagccccgccgcgcggcTGCCCGACTTCTTCGACGTCGCGGCGGGGTCCGGCGCGGGGGGCGTCCTCGCGGCCCTGCTGTTCGCGCGCGGCCCGCGCGGGCGGCCCTTGTACGCCGCCGAGGACGcgctcgcgttcctgctccgccgcgtccggcgtgggggcgggggcgggggctggctcgcgcgccgcgccggcaggctcttcctcctcccccgccgccgcggcgccggcgcggggtcCGCCTTCGGGCGGGCGCTCGGGGAGCTCACGCTCCGGGACACGCTGCGACCGGTGCTGGTCCCGTGCTACGACCTCGCGACGCGGGCGCCGTTCCTcttctcccgcgccgccgccgcggagtcgCCCGCGCACGACTTCCGGCTCCGGGACGTCTGCGCCGCGacgtgcgcgggcggcgcggcggtggaggttcGGTCCGTGGACGGCAGCACCCGGATCcgcgccgcgggcggcggcgccgcgctcggCAACCCCACGGCGGCTGCGATCACGCACGTGCTCAACAACCGGCGCGAGttccccgccgcggccaccgtcGGCGACCTCCTGGTCATGTCAATCGGCACGGGGCAGGCCGCCGAGCGCGGGGAGGTCGCCCGGATCGCCGCCGAGGGCGTGTCCGACATG GTGGATCAAGCTGTCGCCATGGCGTTCGGACACAGGAGGACGACCAATTACATCCGCATCCAGGTAACAGCAGTAGTAGTGGAGTACAGTGGTTGTCAAGCAGCAGCAGTAATCGATCGTTTTCTACTAATGGTAGAAACGAAGATGCGTGATTGGCAGCTAACAAACTGCTTGAGTACATACTACACACTGTGTGCAGGGCACGGCGGGGagccgtcgcggcggcggcgggcgggcgcccCGAGCGTGCGGCGGCGAGACGGGGGAGCAGGCGGTGTGGAAGGCGGAGGCGATGCTGCTGCAGAGGAGCGTGGAGTCGGTGCTGTTCCAGGGCCGGAAGCTGGCCGGCGAGACCAACGCCGAGAAGCTGGAGCGCTTCGCGCGGGAGCTGGCCAACGAGCACgcccggcggaggcggcggcagcagcaggaggaggaggagggcgtggAACAGGCGAGCCTCGACGGCgacgtcccgccgccggccgtcgtcgTCACTCCAGCCGCGTCCAAACAGACGCCGCCGACGACGCAGACACCGCCGCACAAAGCAataacggcggcggcggcggccgccagtTCGACGGAGGCCGCGCCACCCGAagctccgcccccgccgcggcggcgctaagTCTGTAA
- the LOC120659323 gene encoding patatin-like protein 3 isoform X2, producing MELEAATADLAEEGTKGDDAAGRLTYEIFSLLEAKFLFGAPRAAAVDKVCVLSIDGGARASDGLLAGAALVRLEAALRRRAGSPAARLPDFFDVAAGSGAGGVLAALLFARGPRGRPLYAAEDALAFLLRRVRRGGGGGGWLARRAGRLFLLPRRRGAGAGSAFGRALGELTLRDTLRPVLVPCYDLATRAPFLFSRAAAAESPAHDFRLRDVCAATCAGGAAVEVRSVDGSTRIRAAGGGAALGNPTAAAITHVLNNRREFPAAATVGDLLVMSIGTGQAAERGEVARIAAEGVSDMVDQAVAMAFGHRRTTNYIRIQGTAGSRRGGGGRAPRACGGETGEQAVWKAEAMLLQRSVESVLFQGRKLAGETNAEKLERFARELANEHARRRRRQQQEEEEGVEQASLDGDVPPPAVVVTPAASKQTPPTTQTPPHKAITAAAAAASSTEAAPPEAPPPPRRR from the exons ATGGAGCTGGAGGCCGCCACCGCGGATCTCGCGGAGGAGGGCACCAAGGGCGACGACGCGGCGGGCAGGCTCACCTACGAGATTTTCTCCCTCCTCGAGGCCAAGTTCCTCTTCGGCGccccgcgagcggcggcggtggacaaGGTGTGCGTCCTCTccatcgacggcggcgcgcgcgcgtccgacgggctcctcgccggcgccgcgctcgTGCGGCTCGAGGccgcgctgcggcggcgcgcggggagccccgccgcgcggcTGCCCGACTTCTTCGACGTCGCGGCGGGGTCCGGCGCGGGGGGCGTCCTCGCGGCCCTGCTGTTCGCGCGCGGCCCGCGCGGGCGGCCCTTGTACGCCGCCGAGGACGcgctcgcgttcctgctccgccgcgtccggcgtgggggcgggggcgggggctggctcgcgcgccgcgccggcaggctcttcctcctcccccgccgccgcggcgccggcgcggggtcCGCCTTCGGGCGGGCGCTCGGGGAGCTCACGCTCCGGGACACGCTGCGACCGGTGCTGGTCCCGTGCTACGACCTCGCGACGCGGGCGCCGTTCCTcttctcccgcgccgccgccgcggagtcgCCCGCGCACGACTTCCGGCTCCGGGACGTCTGCGCCGCGacgtgcgcgggcggcgcggcggtggaggttcGGTCCGTGGACGGCAGCACCCGGATCcgcgccgcgggcggcggcgccgcgctcggCAACCCCACGGCGGCTGCGATCACGCACGTGCTCAACAACCGGCGCGAGttccccgccgcggccaccgtcGGCGACCTCCTGGTCATGTCAATCGGCACGGGGCAGGCCGCCGAGCGCGGGGAGGTCGCCCGGATCGCCGCCGAGGGCGTGTCCGACATG GTGGATCAAGCTGTCGCCATGGCGTTCGGACACAGGAGGACGACCAATTACATCCGCATCCAG GGCACGGCGGGGagccgtcgcggcggcggcgggcgggcgcccCGAGCGTGCGGCGGCGAGACGGGGGAGCAGGCGGTGTGGAAGGCGGAGGCGATGCTGCTGCAGAGGAGCGTGGAGTCGGTGCTGTTCCAGGGCCGGAAGCTGGCCGGCGAGACCAACGCCGAGAAGCTGGAGCGCTTCGCGCGGGAGCTGGCCAACGAGCACgcccggcggaggcggcggcagcagcaggaggaggaggagggcgtggAACAGGCGAGCCTCGACGGCgacgtcccgccgccggccgtcgtcgTCACTCCAGCCGCGTCCAAACAGACGCCGCCGACGACGCAGACACCGCCGCACAAAGCAataacggcggcggcggcggccgccagtTCGACGGAGGCCGCGCCACCCGAagctccgcccccgccgcggcggcgctaa